One Ahaetulla prasina isolate Xishuangbanna chromosome 1, ASM2864084v1, whole genome shotgun sequence DNA window includes the following coding sequences:
- the CHGB gene encoding secretogranin-1 produces MVPCVALLSLLGIAALAGIHSAPVENDDHTGEMITRCIIEVLLNSLSKGNSPLINPQCKELLKKSEQQKQKEKNVQQDMELGTRTLSESEELTKQSEGTVREEQDVSQEEFKRQTEGDAKWHLEAKKYGGSSNPQTASPGTSYVLDRDHKEEKKNENEKGAEKDRNHHNGDGGKEKMASVEVESEPLEKKSVLTSGKVNEDDYKHSHGQKYVEEIIQSQERENEDSEEEEEEEKEEEEEEESNEKYRHSFHEQFEDSSERDGGETEKQDRKSGHYRRKPRLGKSSEYNNHHIGEKRGSSEEPSEEESEFWAKRSHHPNHYERGHYFVEPRNAIEMHRSKEMERESRNQGYWDQHYPSQEDSDEDMKQQSEENERKQYQYMRKRLFGGPSREIRHHYELRVPYSKASKENGGIKQSHDSINEKRYRDQPSVQLEMAKPQNKEREDGEQRLNSQEEKRYPSNDGELETPHYSDRGKHFENKRTLLLEEGYPRSHYLVENVKRALKSFYSQQPRWKNRSVDKNADIINPLLESEEEHKSHLNKREFFPEYNDYDLWEKKQILDSLNPKQDNSNNPERLYKPEIKRQYDRMDELAHLLSYRKKSAEFPELYNSKEDIERGHVIRSGKEKFNQRPLTPEEEKELENLAAMDLELQKIAEKFNNNQRG; encoded by the exons ATGGTGCCTTGCGTGGCGCTGCTCAGCCTGCTCGGAATCGCAGCTCTGGCAG GTATTCACTCAGCTCCAGTAGAAAATGATGACCATACTGGAGAAATG ATAACCCGATGTATTATAGAAGTCCTTTTGAACAGTCTGTCAAAAGGCAACTCTCCGCTTATTAATCCACAGTGTAAGGAGCTTCTGAAGAAAA gtgaacaacaaaaacaaaaagagaaaaatgtacaACAAGACATGGAACTTGGTACAAGAACATTATCTGAATCGGAAGAATTAACTAAGCAGTCAGAAGGAACtgtgagggaagaacaagatgtGAGTCAAGAAGAGTTTAAAAGACAGACAGAAGGAGATGCCAAGTGGCATCTGGAAGCGAAAAAATATGGGGGAAGCAGCAACCCACAAACTGCCTCCCCAGGGACCTCTTATGTTTTGGATAGAGaccataaagaagaaaaaaagaacgaGAATGAAAAAGGAGCTGAGAAAGATAGAAATCACCACAATGGAGACGGAGGCAAAGAAAAAATGGCCAGTGTAGAAGTAGAGTCTGAGCCTCTAGAGAAAAAGTCCGTTCTTACATCTGGAAAAGTGAATGAGGACGATTACAAGCATTCTCATGGCCAAAAGTATGTGGAAGAAATAATTCAGAGTCAAGAAAGGGAAAATGAAgacagtgaggaggaggaggaagaagaaaaggaagaggaggaagaggaggaaagtaaTGAAAAATATCGTCATAGTTTTCACGAACAATTTGAAGATTCTTCAGAGAGGGACGGTGGCGAAACAGAGAAGCAAGACCGCAAATCAGGACATTACCGAAGAAAACCAAGATTGGGTaagtcctctgaatacaacaatcaTCATATTGGTGAAAAAAGGGGCTCATCTGAAGAGCCCAGTGAGGAAGAAAGTGAATTCTGGGCTAAAAGGAGTCATCATCCCAATCATTATGAGAGAGGACATTACTTTGTGGAGCCAAGAAATGCTATTGAAATGCACAGGTCTaaggaaatggagagagagagcaggAATCAAGGATATTGGGATCAACACTACCCCAGCCAAGAGGACAGTGATGAAGACATGAAGCAACAGAGtgaggaaaatgaaagaaaacagtatCAGTACATGAGGAAAAGACTTTTCGGTGGACCATCAAGGGAGATCAGACATCACTACGAACTAAGGGTCCCTTACAGCAAAGCAAGCAAGGAAAATGGAGGTATTAAACAAAGCCATGATAGCATAAATGAGAAACGGTACCGTGACCAACCAAGTGTACAGCTAGAGATGGCAAAACCACAAAACAAGGAGAGAGAAGATGGAGAGCAGCGACTCAACAGCCAAGAAGAAAAGCGCTATCCTAGTAATGATGGAGAGCTAGAAACGCCACACTATAGCGATAGAGGAAAACACTTTGAGAATAAAAGGACTCTTTTACTAGAGGAGGGCTATCCAAGAAGCCACTATCTTGTAGAAAATGTAAAAAGagctttaaaatcattttattccCAACAGCCCAGGTGGAAAAACAGATCTGTGGACAAGAACGCTGACATCATTAATCCACTGTTGGAGAGTGAAGAAGAACACAAGTCCCACTTGAATAAGAGGGAATTCTTTCCTGAATATAATGATTATGACTTGTGGGAGAAGAAACAGATCCTGGATAGCTTAAACCCCAAACAGGACAACAGTAACAATCCTGAGAGGCTATACAAACCTGAGATAAAAAGGCAGTATGATAGAATGGATGAGCTGGCCCATCTTCTGAGCTACCGGAAGAAATCTGCAGAATTTCCAGAACTGTACAACTCAAAAGAAGACATTGAAAGGGGACATGTAATAAGAAGTGGCAAGGAAAAATTTAATCAGAGGCCTCTGACACCAGAAgag gagaaagaactggaaaaccTGGCTGCTATGGATTTGGAACTGCAGAAGATAGCTGAAAAATTCAACAATAACCAGAGAGGATGA